The following is a genomic window from Neodiprion lecontei isolate iyNeoLeco1 chromosome 4, iyNeoLeco1.1, whole genome shotgun sequence.
ttatgttttttattttttttgtttaaattttttttctacaaaagtATATGAACGTTCAGTTTCGCGATCTTACGCGTGTTGTATTATATAATGAATTATACCACGTGACTgtgcaatatacatataggcaTATACTGTTTGCGTGGGTTTGAAAAAGCGAAGGCGTGTCGTGCGGCGGTAAATAACGGCGTTTGAAATGATAATTGATTACGTAATTCGTCGATGCGTGTACGACATGGACGATAAGGAGAGAGGAGAGTAGAGGAGAGAAggacgaggatgaggaggaggaggaggaggaggagcaCGTGtgacgaagaaataaaaacgagaTACGATCCCGTCAAACCTTGTACCGCATAAatcatttattataattatgtcATTGGCCTCCCCCAACTCCGTTCTTCGAAACTTTgaacataaattataaatttcactctctctcCCGATAATCCGAAATCGCCTACCGGCtggtcattttttaaataattaataaaatctCTGCGGAATAATGAAATACGAAACGTTGTATattatttgaagaaatgtTAACACCAATATTGGCTGGTTGTAAGAAACGAATACTTTTCGTTGTTTTCTTACGGAGGAGTAATACTGGTATTACAAACAAAAGctttaaaattgataaaaatcggTACAGTCGATTCTTTCGTCTTCGCTCTATGATGTCTAATTTAATACTGAAGACTATTTTCAACGAATCCATTGATACAAATTTTCTACTTTCCCCGGTAGTTAATTCAATATTGTCATTTGTTGATCGTAATTAGGATCATTAGAATGTTTTAAAATTAAGTATCTAACGACGCAAACCGCggatgacaaaaaaataaagtacaaAATATTGCAGTCTCGATGTATTTGTGGAAAATAATCCTGTGAATAAGATGAgcaatttgttatattttcaagaatttttaagTGATATGCGTAAGTCTATTGCTTGCAATTCCACCATTTTATGTTGTATTTCTCTATTTCAAGCTTAAGAatacaataatttgataaataatacTCAAGGCAAgcgataaaattattaaacaatataaattttcttctaatcAACCTCGTTAATGAGCATTATTTTATCGGTAATTATTCACCAAGTtcttacgaaaattttcagacaaaTATCTCGACGCTTTGATAATATGAAACGAAAAAGAGCCGAACGATTAAAATTCCGCGCGGTTAATTCGCAAGTGAcgtaataagaaaaatcgCGCCGAAATATTCCGCTAAAATGCAgattgaaaagtgaaaaagagaaaacctCGTAACATTTAACTAACAACAGACTCTGTATACAATTACACATATACCATAAGTGACATGTAATACGTAATATAGATACATGGGATTAATGGATTTGATTTTTAGCGAtgttttttacactttttaaacttttcatacaTTTATTAATCGATTTTACTTgattgtaaattgaattttaatcatTCCTCAATATTCTCTGTATAAATTATCCGATCACTGATACGGGCGtgtgaaaataacaaatttacaGGAGTcgattatttacaatattacaGTCGATAGACGCATGTTTGTATGACCGAATGGTGTGTAAATATTAAATGCCTGATGGTCGTTGTCATGTTGTACGTCTTTTCATTTCCGTGTATATAATAACTCTCACGTCTTTCAATAATAATCTTGACTCACCGTGGGAGTAAAATAAAAGTGCGATACGGGCCTTCTATAGttagaattcatttttttatgtttgtTTAGATGCGTAGCTGCATGAAAATGACTTCCTTTATAACCGCGATAcggtttaaaaattgtataaaaagcaTATTTCTTtaaaaggagaaaattttcaacgtaacGTTTACTTTTCAAACCGCTAACCGGCTGATGCATCGTTTGTTATTTTCGCGATACGAGTAACttcgtgtaaatattttcGCACGACGTTTTGACAAAATATAGATACGCATATTGTACGTGTATACTCGTATGATGTAACGTACGTTCTGCACAGAGATAAAGCGAGATAGAATAACGGGAAGaattaagaaatataaatgtGAAAGAAAGCGAACAAGGAAAAGTTCATGTTACATGATAGGAGAAAGAAAGCGGCGgcttaataataattcgtcgggtaaatttcaaaacataTGCGTTTTCATCAAACTATTAAATATAACTTCAGAGTAAGCCTAATATTTACGTAAAATTATCGCGttgacgaaaatttattcgataaattttaataaattagtGTCGTATTAATATTTCACCATAAATACTAGGACCtttatagaataaaaatttaggaaATCATTACGAATTTTTTCTGCACGTTTATTCTACGTCTTCACGCTTTCAACAtatattgaaaagaattacATCTGGGAAATTATCAGCCCCTCAGAATAACCCCAAATTACATTACGAGAATACAATGTTGCCTGTATCGAAAGTTAATTTTGTTCTCACAATCGGTCgcgttgaaattatttatacaatcaTATCAAAGTACGAATCAACGTTAATAAATGTTACGTGAAAATGCTGTTTACAGAgttatgtgaatatatatacattctcGTTAAAATTTACGTTATTTCAAGCTGAAGATTACGTAattacgttatattatatttttcttactcgTCCATATttaaatgtcgaaaaaaattgcaatacaGAACGAAAACTTTTATCCCTAATGATGTAGAAACGAATGTTTAAATTGCAACGAACGATTTTCGAAGCGAATATTCGTAGTCAATCATCTGGAAGAAAATGAAGTGAAGAAATGTGACAACTGATATCCATAATAACAATCTTGATaccaatgagaaaaaataacacgGCGTATTAATAAGTTTCAGTGATATAACAGGTATTATTACCAACCATCAGGGATGCGTGATAATTACTCGTATACATTtctacgtatattttatacatgtatcaattacgaaattatttaaatcacATATATCACAGTTTGAACCGTTAATGTATCATCAAATTATCGGATGTATGGCTGAGGTGTGATAAAAACTGGCACATTTTCCTCACTGCACGCGCGGATGAATATCAAAAACCGTGATAATATACACATTATGTAAGTTTATAGAATGTTGAATTGACAAAAACGATCGATATTGATATCCAACGGGgtaaaatagaatgaaaaaaaaaacaaaagaggaaacatttcaaaaatgtatCAACACAAATAACGTCCGGAACCGCATTCCGTGGATATGAAATTCGTGTTAAAGAGGCCTGAACAACGACGTTGCAATAATTCTGTTGGATGTATTCCgcgacgaggaggacgagcagACGTTGTCTTCGACTTTTCACGCACGTGTTCTTTCGACGGTACAAATCGAAAGCGGAAACACGTGGTCACCGGTACGCGGCGAGGCGGGCGGCTCGAAATCGCGACGCAAACTGCTCTCGAGCCTCCGTCCACGCCGCCTTGCGCCGCGACGTCTACTGAAAAGcaaactgattgtgagtaggTGGTGTAAAACAGCGATCTTTACGACAGGCGACGCGATTCGATAGGACGCGCGAAACGCGGCCGCTTATCGATCGATAGATCGTGCGCACTCGTTGTCGGAGGAAAGTTGaatcaatttgaaagaatCGCGGATATTGGCTTACGAACAATTGATAAGGAACGTTCGTTGGGTTGGAGAAAGttttggtcaattttttaaaaaaattgtttttcactcgCAAAACATGATTGGAAAGTTACCATTTTCGAAGCATCTCGAGCGTGCGCAAAGTGAACCGTTTCTGAACAGTGCGGTAAAACGAAGCTGGCGCATGCGCTTGACTGAAATTCTACGTTTTACACACTGGGGCTTTATTTGCGCATGCGCGATTACTGGTCATTTTATTCCTTTGCACCGACAGTCACGTCGTTCGGCTGACAATGAGCTCAACCCAGCGCCCTGTTGATGCTTATTCTGTCCGTACGATGACAGTGTCACGAGAGTTGACGGTTATGCAGTGAGCCGACGTTGCTCAGGAGCGTACGGCAAAaacttgaatatttattgatcTTAGGATCAACAGCAAGAGCGTCACGAAGACCTGGCGCCAGCCTGTCTTCTTATTCCCGTTGTTCCTTTGGGATCGATGCGTGCATGAAAAAGCGCCGGTCATTCGCGAAAACTTCTCTGGGAATTCCGTACATGGACGGTCCATgtttttctaaatttattcgaaaatgtcCGCATGACGTCAGAGCCTCGTTGTCGTTGCTATATTATCACCACATAACCTAAGTTTTTAAtcttaataaagaaaaatcgttattcttagggtttcaaattactcatgCCAGATAAATTGACGAAACGTAATCAATAATGTACCTGTCTTACCATCCACACGCGAAAAAATAAGGTCAACGGTCAGCTGTCAGCCTGGTTGcattagtttgattttattcCATCAGGTGGCGCGTCGCAAAGTGACAATACCAATGTTACACTATAGCCGATAAATGACGAATGGCAAGAAAAAGAGGTAAACAGAACAGTCCGATTCGAGTAAGTTTTCGCCGATGTTATCATGTAGATTAATTTTATAACGCGAGCTGTCATAcaggaatagaaaaaaaatctaaatagaTCTATTCTCGTTACGGGTATAAATATCAGGTGTCAATGACATGTCAAATTTTCCGGTTTTGCCAGACAACACTTATAGATTTCTTTCTTGCCAGGGAATATATTATAGCGAAGACAAACTCACTTTTCTATGTCTTAATATCTATGgtaatttgaaatatcttcggcgtttctaaaatttcatttaaattttcacgcaATCTCAATTACTTTACATCATACGACCAGTGAACTATCGTCTTTGTTTTTACTTTACGAGAATTCATCTACTTTCGTATTTGCATGCACGAAATAGAATCATAACCTTGAAATTAGTTTAATTAAGAAACATATCACAGACGTCGATTAGCGAGAATTATAGTAACTTTCCTTATCCACTGTGCTCTTGGAAAAAAAGGAGCGGGAAgttcaaaatataatttactcGATCATCAAATTTCAGTCTTAATGTAGAGAcagcaataatttttcttgtcGAAAATCTTCTTTGCTTTTTTCTGGACAGTCTAAGATGATGCttatttaaaacaaattttttttaaagaaaatgaaaacacttggagtaatttgagtttgagggctttattattcatagctTCGAGAACATttccgatatttttcattgaaacgaataacaaaatggcggcatggCGAATACAAATAGCGAACGATCACGTTTTCAATTCGGTGGCGCAGAttctttcgtcaatttttatccgatcgacttgaaattttgacacaataTTTAAAAGTCGCTTATCGATTCGAGCCCGTGgctagatttttgaatttcaatcctaaCATTTTttcgcaacatttttttttgcaattttgtggtcgaaaaatgacattttttgacattttttgttcataatcatataattagtaaaaaaaaaaaaatttatttcaacatttcGGCTACGAGGTCGAACCTGAAAAGCTGTTTGTATACCCGTTACAAGTTGGACAGTGATTTCGAGAGATGCGCCACCGCAAAAGTCCTCGAGTTCGAAGTCATTCGCTACTTACATGCGccatgccgccattttgttattaatttctatgaaaaaattctaagacGTTCTTCAAGCTACAAACAATAAAGGCCTTAAACTAAAATTGCTCCAAGCATTGTcgttttctttgaaaaaaatcccccctcccccaacACTTGACActtaaatcaaattttctgctctaaaaaattatcatatcactccaaaaattgaataagaaATTTTACCTGCGCTTTACTAAAATAGATACGATGAAAATCAGCGGTCGCCGGGTTGATCGCCTGCGCAGTGAAGAAGCTGTACCAAGGATTTACGtttttttgaacttcttcaCGGATCGTGATGCAGAAGAACAAAACAGGCACTGCACGAGGTGTTGAAAACCTCCACCGTAGATACCAGCAATTAGCCGTCAATCCTAAGCCGTCTTGTCGTCCTCCGGATCTGGAACTGTCGCTTGGCTCGGCTGAGTTTTGACGACGTGACGTTTTGTTTTGGCAGATTTTCACGCCTCGAGGTCGACACTGATCTCCCATCCTCCTTCGGCTGTTGCGTGAAAGTAAACGATAATAACATGACGTAAAAACGAATTGTTTGCCTTTCGAACAATCCCTGATCTTCAAATCGCGCCTGATATCTAGACGCGTTTTGTTTTGGAACAATGGCGTCTAATTTCGCGTATTTACCTCTTACGACCAGCCGATATTTCTGACCTTCCCCAATTAAACTCTATTTGTTTCCAACCGATCACACGAACATTTGCATATACAGTCGAAAAAAAGTGTgaactgttttttctttttttcaaaattttcatttcttctacGTAACcaacggatgaaaaaattctttcaatggataaagtttttttctGTAGAAACCGGAACGATATTttggattttaaaaaaaattacccatttcctcaaacatttattgtaaacaacaattaaacaaacttcCAGTTTTGCACTTAAATcagttttattaaaaaataatgattaatcATAAACTACAAATGTCAAAGAATTTACTTTCGTCCTTTTTACTACGggtgtttttgaaattttatgctCCTAGGGACTTGGGCGCTTTCAATatgacaaaacaaaaaaaaattccctgaaatttgAGCTTTCTAATCAGCTCTAAGATTGCAGTCCGCTTTGTAATCCAAGCATCTTAtgtaaataacatgggaaacagttttttttgttctttgaaattttataaatcctTGACAAACATACcgaaaataaaggaaaatacatatttatgtacagatttgaacgctctacaaaaaagctGTGATACATAAAATTCTTAAACGAAAGCATTCACACTTTAATTAACgttcaaagtttaatttatacaaaattatcATTCTGTCAAGTATAGCTACGAAATGAACAACTCTGTCATAAGATATATTACGTTGTATTTTCCATTATTGTCGGTACATTCGTCAATGGCTTATAAGATTtcaaaaagcaaaaaaactttttcgcatcttACTTCCATAAGATATTTCGATTACAAAGCGGGCTATCTTAGAGTTCATATCAAACAGTTCTTTTAAAGACACCTTTTTTACTGAACTTTTCTAGTTGCTATAaccaatgaaatttttctcaatgtacatatatatatacgatttAAAAATCCTGCAATGTCTTTTCGAAACTTgcaatattcatattttgaatttacttccGGCGTGATTATTGTTTCGCGATTACCAATTTGAgccgaataaatatttttgtaaccGACTCGAAATAACTTCTAGCCTACctaacgaatttttatcaataatattAGATGCAGTGAGTAATATTTATCAGCCTACATCGATCTCCTTACAGCTTTATCGCTAATATGAAATCAGCCTGCAAAACTCGATTGTAACAAATGAACATTTACGAATGACAGGTAATAATCATTcggttgagaaaaaatattgtcacgTTTTAAAATAATCGAGAAAAGGGTTGTAAAACGATTAGAGATTCGTTTTTCTGATCCTTTGATCCGAATTTGATAACAATTCTAAAGCTTTTACGCAATCTCTCAAGTGCTTGTAAATCTCTCAAGTTTATACCGAATGATCCCTCATTCTCATATGTTGCGACATATTTCGAAACCTTCTGCAATCTCTGTATTAATAGAACATACAtctgtatttatttatcaaaaattctGTGGCCGTAATTTTCAGTACAAATCGGGGCCTCGGaacggagaattttttttatttcgccgGCTCGAAATACGTTAAAATATGAGGAAATTATGTAGAAACAGTACGCAAGTGTTTAAACACAAAAACAGAACGTGTTTATTGAAATAGAAATACGCTTCGAAGAACTGCTTCtctataaatatattacaagGACACACAAAAATGCATTTCTTTTTAATCAAAGACATTTTtagttcaattatttattaacacTCGAatatgaagagaaaaagatgTTTAAATCAACGGAATTGATTTAGTTGGTGGAAAAGTTGTTGCTTCATcattattttgtgaaaatgaacATAACGTATTCAGCATAATAAATTCTGTCACGACAAATCAACCAAACGAGTTATTTAAACTATACGGTTggtttgattgaaaatttgatagtTCCAAACAATATTTAACTGTGTCAAATCGTGATATAGTAAAGGAATTGATTTCGCCCCTTTCGTTGATCAAAGTCAATGAATATAATTCGTATAACAGCAAGTACTTTTCTTGATTCAAATGTATATATCAGTCGAAATAGCAACAAAATTCTTATCCATGCAATTAGTTCAATGAATCTATTTACAATCACGAATAAGTTAATAAATTTAGCTTCTTTCGGATATTTTGTTGCTCGAAAATAATTGATCAAGCATTTATTGGATCGAAAAGTAGGATATTCAGATtaacaaaatgatttttatattgaCTACATAACACAAGTCGTTCAACTTAATATTTCGTTGACTGTACATCCTCGTATAtgtattgaataataatttattcaacaaaacaatttttcatttagttcGTGCAACTTATATATTGTTGTAATAACTGAAAATTTAGTTGAtcattgaaacagtttttttcccattcgacaacttttttctctccgtgtataATACTGTTTCTATACAcaagtttcttttattttttatagttatttcGAGCAATCAAAgaactgatgaaaaaaaaaaaagaattcaggATTCGTGTGTCAAATTGGTGATAAGctcaatttcttttattactgTATCCTGCGTCTTTGAaagttcaaataaaaaagggATTCGAATGAATTTATCTCCGAAAACTAGACCAACAATTTTTAACACCTgacgaaaatttctttatcgACTTTCGATCCGGTTTCCTAGATCCGTGAGAGGTAATTTCAAACGGGCAGAAGATGTCTCTGGAAGTCTGGCATCGTGAGGGAATTCAAAAATAGATCTGGATTAGCCGGAGAGTTGGGATCGTCTAAAATTACATCGCACGATGCTGACCGGGACGGCCGGCAAGAGAGTCGAAAGGCCGTCAAGAAGTGAGGCAAAAGTGATTGTTCGGTAGAGCGTTTGTTCAATTGAGGGTAAATTACAACGGCATCTAGAATTCgatgaaaaacgataataaagaAGACTTCTTTGGTATTTACCTGCGGTAAATCGAGCTCCGAAACAGTTTAATATATCCTCCTTCAGGTGAGACGTACACGTACGCGATTAATAATTGTCTGTACGGTTGATTGTAACGTCAATCGGTTGAAATAAGTAACATACGCATGCGGAGACAGGGTTTCACGGAAATTTTTACTCCAAGCTTAATTAACTCGCCGTTCGGTTACTCGCTCGAATCCGTTTGGGTTTCGCCGCATTTCGAGGCGACTAAATGTGAGTGACCGCCGCCGGATGATCTATCGATCAGGGGGAAGATCGTCATGTCCTCAGAGGATCCGGACCCTTTCTACCGCGTCCGATGCTCCGCGGAAACGCTTCAGTCGGGTAGCAAAGGGTTTTTTCGCGAGTTCAGCGAGGCTGTTACAGAGGCCGCGGGTCCAGCATGGATTTCGAAGATATTCGGGAAGCTGGAGCGCGATGAAGACCGGATCAGGGCCGTCTTCACCGACCCGAAGGTGAGCGACACCGTCCTCGGGACCCTCGGACACGTCAAAGAACTCTACAGGGACAAGGACGCCGCCATTTCCCGCGGCAAGAGGCTCGAGGGCGCGTTTTACGCTGCGGAAAATTACCACAACAGGGCTCTGCTTCTCCTCAGCCAAGCGGTCCTCAGGGCGCCTATAAATGGTAGGGCTCAATGACGACAGGGATAGGAATGACcagaaataatcaattatgtTTTCCCAAATAGCCCATTAAAGTCCAGGAAAAAAACTGGGTTAGATAGCATCAAACTTTTGATTCCATTCATAGcaaaattgaacaataaattatacgtatttttgttcaaacaaaTTGTGCTAAAAGTCGTATTTTGAAAGACTGACTGCGTCAATCGATTCTACGGgaaaaattacgaagaaaatccatgtgaaattttttcattagaaTTGAATTTGTCGGTGTGATAGTTTTTATAACGAATCCGCTTATAGATTATAAAACCTTGCAAAAGTGTAATTGTGgacacacattttttttctatatatcTGTATCAGCGTTAAACTTGCTGGTCCggagaattattatttcacgtgCTGGTATTTGCAGGAAATTTGTCCAACTTTCAGGGGTCGAGAAATCTGTCGACGGGGGATTCACCCTGGCTCTTGCTCTCCTCGCTAGAGCCGACGTTTTCCTTGCCCAGAGGGAGTATCTCTTCGCTCTGGAGGACATCAAATTGGCTGCTTCCGAAGGAGTTCCTGACTCCATGAGGTATTCTAATAATTTTGGAACAGAGTGGCCAATCAATGTACAACGGAAAATTTCCTAACATTTTTCATGTTTCCCCGATCAAATTTGCACTTTGTCTCGACTCTTTGCTTCGACACATTCCGTGCTTAAATGTGGAAATGGACCGGCTCGGCGCCAAGCAGATAGGCAACCGGAGTTACAATTTGTCATTTCACGAACGAAATTGTAACTCCGGTTGCCTATCTGCTTGACgccgaggttgtcgatttctACGTTTAAGCACGGTATACGGATAATCACGTTTCTTAACAGTTTTTCAGTACTTCCATaaacattgaaattgaatatccCGTTCACTATCAGAAGATATAAAATCGCGAAGGCCGGACCAGGGTTCGTACGCACAGGGAAAACCGGGAATACCTGGAAAAGTCAGGTAATTTCAGTTTCCAAAAAGGCTACGAACCCTACCAGTGGTagtcatgaaatttttattttcatcgtacATACGAGGGGTTGAAAATGCAAGTGGTGTGAGTCATTTAGGACCTTAATGGTGATTCATTCTAGTTTGAATATAAACCTAATATTTCAGCAGCAGTAATTTTGCAATGTTATTAAGACATGGAACAAAGTAAGATAGTACAATTTTCCTGAACCCAGAATCGCTAGTATTCTCAATTGCGAATTCTTTTGTTCTGAGAAATTAAGTTAAACTGAGTTAAGCCACTTGCATAATTCTTAACCTCTCGTACAGTCACGTTCTGATTAATATCGTTAGgctaaaaaagaaaatcttgaaaaattatgaacagCTAATTCGAGTTttgaaagtaataataattgaaaaatggaaatttagCATTGAATATCAGGTGGTATTTGCTAAAATTCCTTTACATTTCGTGGTTTTCCCTATTTTCTAGACGGGTGGCGACCCTGGAATTTACTATTCAATTCGTTCACCCGCAGTTCACTTCAGAAGCGAATTTTTCGTCAGTTGCAATTTGGTTTTAGGTGAACCCGAAAATTACTTGAATGATGCATTTCGAATTGCagtttaaaataatgtaacgATGCCGTGCTTACCTAGGTATGATACATGcagttgttgaaaaaattcagtttttttttacagatcgCAACTTTACCGGAAGATGGGAGTTTGCCAGAGAAACATCGGCGAATCGGAAAAGGCGAGAGTGTGTCTGGAGCTCGCTGGGCGATTCTTGGGCCCGGAAGCAGTGATCGAGAGAGAGACATTGCTGAAGGAAATCGACGCGCTCCGAAGTCCGGTTCAACCCGAGGAACCGAAACGCGAAcgtgagtaaaattgttgccAACTAAAAGTGGATGTATTCTAAGAATCGATGTAGGTTCTAATTAATATCGGTATGATAGAAGCGAAATATCCTCGGAATTTACACGGTTTCAAGAACACCAGTTCGCTGTCCCAAGGAGGGACAAAGAACGAAAATGCAGCGATTTGACGCGCGTGCAGCTTCGCGTAATATgcctataatatatatataccgtaGAACCTCCATTATTCGAACAATTAGAACAatgaacaatttatttatgacTTCATTCAACCATTATCATACATAAATGTATTCCACTATAACATACATTCCACTTTAAATGAtttcgatataaaaatataaagagGGCCTAATCGTAAGAAGATCCTTCTGTGTGTCGGGCGTTCCACGACGGTCAAACTCATTTGTTTcatagtaaaataatcagatcAATACAAAGacaattatagaaaaattcgTGTTAGGCTGGATATCAAGTTAAATTTtgtatgtacacttggggacaagaATCTGAgacagctaattttttacagttatgttggcaacacagagacacctacagcgccactgtcggccgagcgcgaaactaactcGATCTCAATGAACATAATacaacccatgaccgtcgaatctaaccttaaaatACCGCGGGGATGATAACTTGTCAATCTAACAAATTAGATTAAGGTTAGATTTAACGGTCATGGGTTgtattatgtttattgagattgagtttgtttcgcactcggccgactatggcgctgtaggtttctctgtgatGCCAACATAACtagtctagtgtaaaaaattagccgtctcagattctgtgtccccaagtgtacctaAGTCAGGAATTCTAAATGCCTGGTAATGGTTACatgtatttcaaaaattgatttttacatTTGTTATGCACATGAAACATTGTTATTGCAAGCGAGGATTCCGCAGCTGACCGGGGGCCCGAATCCCTCGTATCCGAGACTCTCAAGGCTTGTGAAAATCGAAGAGACGCCAACGGCCGGAAGACACGCGGTGGCCGCTGAAGAAATCCACGTCAGCGAGACTTTGGCCGTTGAGCCTCCTCTGGCCGCCTGTCTGGTTCCCGAAAACTATGGATCCCATTGCCAGAACTGCTTTACAAGGTGAGTAGTTAAAGCCGGTTTTTACTGGcgcaaaaattaattattattaaattaaaaattaggtTGCGAGCTCCCGTCGGATGTCCGACTTGCAGTAGCGTTGCCTTCTGCGGTACGAAATGCCGGGACGAAGCAATGGATAGTTACCACAAGTTTGAATGCAAGATCATCGCTCTTCTGATAGGTAAAGTTACCGAGCAGCTCTCTTTCGACTTTACGTGCAAGGATCGACTCGACTCGCTCGATTTTACCTTCGACTATTCACCGTACCAGGGTCTGGGATGAGCGTTCTCAGCACGGTAGCCTTTCGGATGATCACCCAAGACGGACTGAAAAAGT
Proteins encoded in this region:
- the LOC107221524 gene encoding SET and MYND domain-containing protein 4, whose product is MSSEDPDPFYRVRCSAETLQSGSKGFFREFSEAVTEAAGPAWISKIFGKLERDEDRIRAVFTDPKVSDTVLGTLGHVKELYRDKDAAISRGKRLEGAFYAAENYHNRALLLLSQAVLRAPINGVEKSVDGGFTLALALLARADVFLAQREYLFALEDIKLAASEGVPDSMRSQLYRKMGVCQRNIGESEKARVCLELAGRFLGPEAVIERETLLKEIDALRSPVQPEEPKREPRIPQLTGGPNPSYPRLSRLVKIEETPTAGRHAVAAEEIHVSETLAVEPPLAACLVPENYGSHCQNCFTRLRAPVGCPTCSSVAFCGTKCRDEAMDSYHKFECKIIALLIGSGMSVLSTVAFRMITQDGLKKCLETYNREMPESTGTVAKLSKSARRRQRKKKLKENGIGGTDDEQETSGRDKSEAVVRPTHSLVTHADKRPAEDFLHRSLMAAFLVKCLQRVGFFEKPSKINEPPSGEETAIGALLLRYLQFLQFNAHEIFETRLGSEHKFRGSKQLYIGVAIYPSVALFNHDCYPAVTRYFVGKNIVIRATRPLKSGEPVAENYGPIFTKRTLSERQRSLASRYWFRCQCTACKEDWQTFKTLTNDSTRLRCPTEGCSRGLAQPRDPSKLIKCPGCQSKVSLEKRLASLRECEAKYTRGLDTMEAERPEEAVEELAKAIDEFHQIALPPHRDTHLAQIGIAACMADSGNTWTPMRMENET